A stretch of Longimicrobium terrae DNA encodes these proteins:
- a CDS encoding alpha-amylase, with protein sequence MNPPLIYNLFPRLVGPTTRWAEHARRAREMEFDWLYLNPWHYPGFSGSLYAVKDFRRLNPAFLPAGADSLSLEPLRAALAQMNEMRIRPVMDLVVNHTSKDSPLIDQHPGWYARDEHGQVRSPFVVDPDDPSKVTTWGDLAEIENLTHHDREGLWRYWAQLVREAVELGFRGFRCDAAYKVPAGLWRYLIGEAKKVDEDVVFFAETLGAPVEDVVALKSAGFDFFFNSSKWWNFSEPWALAQHEAFGAIAPSIAFPESHDTPRLAAETDGDVAVQKQRYAFAAAYSAGVMMPVGYEFGFRKQVDVVRTVPTDWERRHVDLRPFITRVNRLKRTHPLLNGEGHLRPLGGMDGDTLILRRSDDANESAGVILVNKVWKETREVPLGEIVRAPHNYRLHRVCRDGYQEGGEPVPATLTLERAEVAYVLPLLPEAV encoded by the coding sequence GTGAATCCGCCGCTGATCTACAATCTTTTCCCGCGGCTGGTGGGCCCCACGACGCGCTGGGCGGAGCATGCCCGGCGCGCGCGGGAGATGGAGTTCGACTGGCTGTACCTGAACCCGTGGCACTACCCCGGGTTCAGCGGCAGCCTGTACGCGGTCAAGGATTTCCGCCGGCTGAACCCCGCGTTCCTTCCCGCGGGAGCGGATTCGCTAAGCCTGGAGCCGCTGCGCGCGGCGCTGGCGCAGATGAACGAGATGCGCATCCGCCCGGTGATGGACCTCGTGGTCAATCACACCAGCAAGGATTCGCCGCTCATCGACCAGCATCCCGGCTGGTACGCGCGCGACGAGCACGGCCAGGTGCGCAGCCCCTTCGTGGTCGATCCGGACGATCCGTCCAAGGTCACCACGTGGGGCGACCTGGCGGAGATCGAGAACCTGACGCACCACGACCGCGAAGGGCTGTGGCGCTACTGGGCGCAGCTGGTCCGCGAAGCCGTGGAACTCGGCTTCCGCGGATTCCGCTGCGACGCCGCGTACAAGGTTCCGGCCGGGCTGTGGCGGTATCTGATCGGGGAAGCGAAGAAGGTGGACGAGGACGTCGTCTTCTTCGCGGAGACGCTGGGCGCGCCGGTGGAGGACGTGGTGGCGCTGAAGTCGGCGGGGTTCGACTTCTTCTTCAACTCGTCCAAGTGGTGGAACTTCAGCGAGCCGTGGGCGCTGGCGCAGCACGAGGCGTTCGGCGCCATCGCGCCGTCCATCGCGTTCCCCGAATCGCACGACACGCCCCGCCTGGCGGCTGAGACGGACGGCGATGTGGCGGTGCAGAAGCAGCGCTACGCCTTTGCCGCCGCGTACAGCGCGGGCGTGATGATGCCCGTCGGCTACGAATTCGGCTTCCGCAAACAGGTGGATGTCGTGCGGACGGTGCCCACGGACTGGGAGCGGCGACACGTGGACCTGCGGCCGTTCATCACCCGCGTGAACCGGCTCAAGCGCACGCACCCGCTGCTGAACGGCGAGGGGCACCTGCGCCCGCTCGGCGGGATGGACGGCGACACCCTCATCCTGCGCCGTTCGGATGACGCCAACGAGAGCGCGGGCGTGATCCTGGTCAACAAGGTGTGGAAGGAAACGCGCGAGGTGCCGCTGGGCGAGATCGTCCGCGCGCCGCACAACTACCGGCTGCACCGCGTCTGCCGTGACGGCTACCAGGAGGGCGGGGAACCCGTTCCCGCCACGCTGACGCTGGAGCGCGCCGAGGTCGCCTACGTCCTCCCCCTGCTCCCGGAGGCCGTCTGA